A window of Streptomyces marispadix contains these coding sequences:
- the nusA gene encoding transcription termination factor NusA — MDIDMSALRGLVREKEISLDLLVEAIESALLIAYHRTEGSRRDARVELDRKTGHVTVWAKESPSELEEGAEPREFDDTPSGFGRIAATTAKQVILQRLRDAEEEVTFGEYAGREGDVVAGVVQQGKDPKSVLVDIGKLEAILPPQEQVPGEDYSHGTRLRTYVVRVAKGVRGPSVTLSRTHPNLVKKLFELEVPEIADGSVEIAAIAREAGHRTKIAVRSTRSGLNAKGACIGPMGGRVRNVMAELHGEKIDIVDWSEDPADLVAHALSPARVNQVEIIDLAARSARVTVPDYQLSLAIGKEGQNARLAARLTGWRIDIRPDTAEGGEVVSADPEAAPGHAAEQG; from the coding sequence GTGGACATCGACATGAGCGCCCTGCGCGGGCTGGTGAGGGAGAAGGAGATCTCGCTCGATCTGCTGGTCGAGGCGATCGAGTCCGCCCTCCTCATCGCCTACCACCGCACCGAGGGCAGCCGACGCGACGCCCGCGTCGAGCTGGACCGCAAGACCGGCCATGTGACGGTCTGGGCGAAGGAGAGCCCGTCCGAACTCGAAGAGGGCGCCGAGCCGCGGGAGTTCGACGACACACCCTCCGGCTTCGGCCGCATCGCCGCCACCACCGCGAAGCAGGTCATCCTCCAGCGGCTGCGTGACGCCGAGGAGGAGGTCACCTTCGGCGAGTACGCGGGCCGTGAGGGCGACGTCGTCGCCGGAGTGGTCCAGCAGGGCAAGGACCCCAAGAGCGTGCTCGTCGACATCGGCAAGCTGGAGGCGATCCTTCCGCCGCAGGAGCAGGTCCCGGGCGAGGACTACTCGCACGGCACCCGGCTGCGTACCTACGTCGTACGTGTGGCGAAGGGCGTGCGCGGGCCTTCGGTGACCCTGTCGCGTACCCATCCGAACCTGGTCAAGAAGCTCTTCGAGCTGGAGGTCCCGGAGATCGCGGACGGTTCGGTCGAGATCGCCGCCATCGCTCGCGAGGCAGGCCACCGTACGAAGATCGCGGTGCGCTCCACACGTTCCGGACTGAACGCCAAGGGCGCGTGCATCGGCCCGATGGGCGGCCGGGTGCGCAACGTCATGGCCGAACTGCACGGCGAGAAGATCGACATCGTCGACTGGTCCGAGGACCCCGCGGATCTGGTCGCCCACGCGCTCTCCCCGGCGCGTGTGAACCAGGTCGAGATCATCGATCTGGCGGCACGGTCGGCGCGCGTGACGGTGCCCGACTACCAGCTCTCGCTCGCCATCGGCAAGGAAGGCCAGAACGCCCGTCTCGCCGCACGGCTCACCGGCTGGCGCATCGACATCCGCCCGGACACCGCGGAGGGCGGCGAGGTCGTCTCCGCCGATCCCGAGGCGGCGCCCGGACACGCTGCCGAACAGGGCTGA
- a CDS encoding aminoglycoside phosphotransferase family protein, giving the protein MPSALPLDPPQRLVRTLGSQRGHAGEAMGEAGEAWLAELPSLLKRVLEEWELMAERVVSPGGRSSLVMLVRQADGGPAALKLLAPYVSGTRERTEREAAALTHWDGRGAVRLLRSDAGEGALLLERLHGEMSLRSLPEAKAMLEAASAVRRLWISPPGGPSADGDDGRGGGPPAVTGPAAAGLPTVAEHTEASSAFLRSSATPEEVRPLRDEALELRDALLADPPELVLLHGDFRQGAVLAADSGRAPWLATGPDPLLGERTYDLARLVRDRLHDLVASPGAASATRRRLHKLADSLEVDRERLRGWSLYRAVESGVRHISGGSRQDGELLLEFAGWL; this is encoded by the coding sequence ATGCCTTCTGCACTGCCTCTCGATCCTCCGCAGCGGCTTGTGCGCACCCTCGGCTCGCAGCGCGGGCACGCGGGCGAGGCGATGGGCGAGGCCGGTGAGGCGTGGCTCGCGGAGCTGCCGTCGCTGCTGAAGCGGGTGCTGGAGGAGTGGGAGCTGATGGCGGAGCGGGTGGTCTCGCCCGGGGGCCGCAGCAGCCTCGTGATGCTCGTGAGGCAGGCCGACGGCGGACCGGCGGCGCTCAAGCTGCTCGCCCCCTACGTCTCCGGCACACGGGAGCGTACCGAGCGGGAGGCCGCCGCGCTCACGCACTGGGACGGCCGTGGCGCCGTACGGCTGCTGCGCTCGGACGCCGGTGAGGGCGCGCTGCTGCTGGAGCGGCTGCACGGCGAGATGTCGCTGCGTTCGCTGCCGGAGGCGAAGGCCATGCTGGAGGCGGCCTCGGCGGTGCGGCGGCTGTGGATCTCGCCTCCGGGCGGGCCCTCGGCCGACGGCGACGACGGCCGGGGAGGCGGTCCGCCCGCCGTGACGGGTCCGGCGGCGGCAGGTCTGCCGACCGTCGCCGAGCACACGGAGGCGAGCAGCGCGTTCCTGCGTTCGTCAGCGACGCCGGAGGAGGTGCGTCCGCTGCGCGACGAGGCGCTGGAGCTGCGGGACGCCCTGCTGGCGGACCCTCCCGAACTGGTGCTGCTGCACGGCGACTTCCGTCAGGGCGCCGTTCTCGCGGCCGACTCCGGACGCGCCCCGTGGCTGGCGACAGGGCCGGACCCGCTGCTGGGCGAGCGTACGTACGACCTGGCGCGGCTCGTACGGGACCGGCTGCACGATCTGGTGGCCTCGCCCGGCGCCGCCTCGGCGACGCGGCGCCGGCTGCACAAGCTCGCCGACTCCCTGGAAGTGGACCGTGAGCGGCTGCGTGGCTGGTCGCTCTACCGTGCGGTGGAGTCCGGGGTGCGGCACATCAGCGGCGGCAGCCGCCAAGACGGCGAGCTGCTGCTGGAGTTCGCGGGCTGGCTGTGA
- a CDS encoding ferritin-like domain-containing protein translates to MRKLVDAVQAALAAEHAAVYGYGVVGGRIESSRQDEARDAYDAHRARRDALRREVRDLGGEPEPAAAAYALPFAVPDSAAAVRLAAELEDRLAGVYADLVRAGQGARRREAAGALREAAVRSARWRGGSVAFPGLSEHSASDGPAASGSPTPGETTSGSL, encoded by the coding sequence ATGAGGAAGCTGGTCGACGCCGTGCAGGCGGCCCTCGCCGCGGAGCACGCGGCGGTCTACGGCTACGGGGTGGTCGGCGGCCGTATCGAGTCCTCACGTCAGGACGAGGCACGTGACGCCTACGACGCGCACCGTGCCCGCCGTGACGCGCTGCGCCGCGAAGTACGCGACCTGGGCGGCGAACCGGAACCGGCCGCCGCCGCCTACGCCCTGCCGTTCGCGGTGCCGGACAGCGCCGCCGCGGTGCGGCTCGCGGCGGAGTTGGAGGACCGTCTGGCCGGGGTCTACGCGGATCTCGTACGTGCCGGGCAGGGCGCCCGCAGGCGCGAGGCGGCGGGGGCGCTGCGCGAGGCGGCGGTCCGGTCGGCGCGCTGGCGGGGCGGGAGCGTAGCCTTCCCTGGTCTCTCCGAGCACTCCGCCTCGGACGGTCCGGCGGCCTCGGGGTCGCCGACGCCGGGTGAGACGACGTCCGGTTCGCTCTGA
- a CDS encoding proline--tRNA ligase, with translation MAARVQRLSRSMLKTLRDAPADAETVSHKLLVRAGYVRRAAAGIWTWLPLGLTVLENVTRVVREEMDAIGAQEVLLPALLPKEPYEISGRYEEYGDLLFRLEDRKGAAYLLGPTHEEIFTQVVKDQCTSYKDLPVTLYQIQTKYRDEARPRSGILRGREFTMKDAYSFDLSDEGLAESYAQERKAYQRIFERLGLDYRIVSAVSGAMGGSASEEFLAPAAAGEDTYAQCPSCGFAANTEAMTVPVVPVESSGHPPAEDLDTPDTPTIETLAGYLGVPASATLKNLLVKIDGEIAAVGVPGDRDVDLGKLAEHLAPAEVELVTAEDFTDRPDLVRGYVGPQNGMAGKAFRYIADPRVAPGTEWVTGANKPDKHARHVVCGRDFEVDDYLDVVVVQPGDPCPRCGSGIELDRAIEIGHIFQLGRKYADAFELDVLGQDGKPVRVTMGSYGIGVTRAVAALAEQTADEQGLCWPREIAPADVHVVAAGKALQTETALEVADKLGAAGVRVIVDDRAGVSPGVKFTDAELIGVPTILIVGRGAKDGIVELKDRRSGEREELTVADAVARLSAAG, from the coding sequence ATGGCAGCCCGAGTCCAGCGTTTGTCCCGTTCGATGCTGAAGACGCTGCGCGATGCCCCGGCCGATGCCGAGACCGTCAGTCACAAGCTGCTGGTCCGCGCCGGATATGTGCGCCGCGCCGCCGCCGGTATCTGGACGTGGCTGCCGCTGGGCCTGACCGTCCTGGAGAACGTCACCCGGGTCGTACGCGAGGAGATGGACGCCATCGGCGCTCAGGAGGTGCTGCTCCCCGCGCTGCTGCCGAAGGAGCCCTACGAGATCTCCGGGCGCTACGAGGAGTACGGCGACCTGCTCTTCCGCCTGGAGGACCGCAAGGGCGCCGCGTATCTGCTCGGCCCCACGCACGAGGAGATCTTCACCCAGGTCGTCAAGGACCAGTGCACGTCCTACAAGGACCTGCCGGTGACGCTCTACCAGATCCAGACGAAGTACCGCGACGAGGCCCGTCCCCGCTCCGGCATCCTCCGCGGCCGCGAGTTCACCATGAAGGACGCCTACTCCTTCGACCTCAGCGACGAGGGCCTCGCCGAGTCGTACGCCCAGGAACGCAAGGCCTACCAGCGCATCTTCGAGCGTCTCGGCCTCGACTACCGCATCGTCTCCGCGGTCTCGGGCGCGATGGGCGGCTCGGCCTCCGAGGAGTTCCTGGCACCCGCCGCGGCGGGCGAGGACACGTACGCGCAGTGCCCGTCATGCGGCTTCGCGGCCAACACCGAGGCCATGACCGTGCCCGTCGTGCCCGTGGAGTCCTCCGGCCACCCGCCCGCTGAGGACCTCGACACCCCGGACACCCCGACCATCGAGACGCTCGCCGGATATCTGGGCGTGCCCGCCTCGGCCACGCTGAAGAACCTGCTGGTGAAGATCGACGGCGAGATCGCCGCGGTCGGCGTCCCCGGCGACCGCGACGTGGACCTCGGCAAGCTCGCGGAGCATCTCGCGCCCGCCGAGGTCGAGTTGGTCACCGCCGAGGACTTCACCGACCGTCCCGACCTCGTACGCGGCTACGTCGGCCCGCAGAACGGCATGGCGGGCAAGGCGTTCCGCTACATCGCCGACCCCCGCGTCGCACCCGGCACCGAGTGGGTCACCGGCGCCAACAAGCCCGACAAGCACGCCCGTCACGTGGTGTGCGGCCGTGACTTCGAGGTCGACGACTATCTCGACGTGGTCGTGGTCCAGCCCGGCGACCCCTGCCCGCGCTGCGGCTCGGGCATCGAGCTCGACAGGGCGATCGAAATCGGCCACATTTTCCAGCTCGGCCGCAAGTACGCCGACGCCTTCGAGCTGGACGTACTCGGCCAGGACGGCAAGCCCGTGCGCGTGACGATGGGTTCGTACGGGATCGGCGTCACGCGTGCGGTGGCGGCGCTGGCCGAGCAGACCGCGGACGAGCAGGGCCTGTGCTGGCCGAGGGAGATCGCACCGGCCGACGTCCATGTCGTCGCGGCGGGCAAGGCGTTGCAGACGGAGACGGCCCTGGAGGTCGCCGACAAGCTGGGCGCCGCCGGGGTGCGGGTGATCGTGGACGACCGCGCCGGCGTCTCGCCCGGTGTGAAGTTCACGGACGCGGAACTGATCGGCGTCCCCACCATCCTGATCGTGGGCCGTGGCGCGAAGGACGGCATCGTGGAGCTGAAGGACCGCCGCAGCGGCGAGCGCGAGGAACTGACGGTGGCCGACGCGGTCGCGCGGCTGTCGGCCGCAGGCTGA
- a CDS encoding YlxR family protein, producing the protein MSGRTRVRACPQRTCVGCRKRSDKPDLLRVVLSGGRCVPDLRGTLPGRGAYLHPTSACLDQAVRRRAFNRAFRGPGPFDVAELRQQVEQIEQAEP; encoded by the coding sequence GTGTCTGGCCGGACGCGAGTCCGAGCATGCCCACAGCGCACATGCGTGGGCTGTCGGAAGCGCTCGGACAAACCCGATCTGCTGCGTGTGGTGCTGAGCGGGGGCCGTTGCGTCCCTGATCTTCGCGGTACGCTCCCCGGCCGGGGCGCGTATCTGCATCCCACGTCGGCTTGCCTCGACCAGGCTGTCCGCCGACGGGCGTTCAACAGGGCCTTCCGCGGCCCGGGGCCGTTCGACGTGGCAGAGCTGCGGCAGCAGGTGGAGCAGATCGAGCAGGCGGAACCGTAA
- the rimP gene encoding ribosome maturation factor RimP gives MSTTQNERLRELLEPLVSDKGLDLEEIEVTPAGKRRVLRVVVDSDEGVLLDTCAELSRTLSEVLDESDTMGGAPYVLEVTSPGADRPLTEPRHFRRARGRLVKADLTETAGGGEVTARIAGVDATGIDLEVPGVKGRRPTSRRLGFEDIAKARVEIEFNRKAAEKRAQDESAAADDEGKEEA, from the coding sequence ATGAGCACCACCCAGAACGAGAGGCTGCGCGAACTGCTGGAGCCGCTCGTGAGCGACAAGGGGCTGGATCTCGAAGAGATCGAGGTGACCCCCGCCGGCAAGAGGCGGGTGCTCCGCGTCGTGGTCGACTCCGACGAAGGAGTCCTGCTGGACACCTGCGCCGAGTTGAGCCGCACGCTCTCCGAAGTCCTCGACGAGTCGGACACCATGGGCGGCGCCCCGTACGTGCTGGAAGTGACCTCACCCGGAGCCGACCGGCCCCTGACCGAACCGCGCCACTTCCGCCGCGCCCGCGGACGGCTGGTGAAGGCCGACCTCACCGAGACCGCCGGCGGCGGCGAGGTGACGGCGCGCATCGCGGGCGTGGACGCCACGGGGATCGACCTGGAGGTCCCCGGCGTGAAGGGCCGCAGGCCCACATCCCGGAGGCTCGGCTTCGAGGACATCGCGAAGGCCCGGGTGGAGATCGAGTTCAATCGCAAGGCCGCCGAGAAGCGAGCACAGGACGAGTCCGCGGCCGCTGACGACGAAGGCAAGGAGGAGGCGTAG